The following proteins are co-located in the Anas platyrhynchos isolate ZD024472 breed Pekin duck chromosome 1, IASCAAS_PekinDuck_T2T, whole genome shotgun sequence genome:
- the RBM17 gene encoding splicing factor 45 isoform X3: MSLYDDLGVETSDSKTEGWSKNFKLLQSQLQVKKAALTQAKSQRTKQTTVLAPVIDLKRGSSSDERQIVDTPPHVAAGLKDPVPSGFSAGDVLIPLADEYDPMFPNDYEKVVKRQREERQRQRELERQKEIEEREKRKDRHEASGFSRRPDPDSDEDEDYERERRKRSMGGAAIAPPTSLVEKDKEPVASFPYEEESRPRAPSSKAAIPPPVYDEPDRPRSPTGPSNSFLANMGGTVAHKIMQKYGFREGQGLGKHEQGLSTALSVEKTSKRGGKIIVGDATEKADATKKTDSNPLTEILKCPTKVVLLRNMVGAGEVDEDLEVETKEECEKYGKVGKCVIFEIPGAPDDEAVRIFLEFERVESAIKAVVDLNGRYFGGRVVKACFYNLDKFRVLDLAEQV; the protein is encoded by the exons atgtCACTTTACGATGATCTGGGAGTTGAGACCAGCGATTCCAAAACAGAAGGCTGGTCCAAAAATTTCAAACTACTGCAGTCTCAATTGCAGGTGAAGAAAGCAGCTCTCACTCAAGCAAAG AgtcagagaacaaaacaaacaacagtccTTGCTCCAGTGATCGACCTGAAACGAGGCAGCTCTTCTGATGAGAGACAGATTGTGGACACTCCACCTCATGTAGCAGCTGGGTTAAAG GATCCTGTACCAAGTGGTTTTTCTGCGGGAGATGTATTGATTCCTTTGGCAGATGAGTATGATCCTATGTTTCCAAATGATTATGAAAAAGTAGTAAAGCGTCAGAGAGAGGAACGACAGAGGCAGCGTGAGCTGGAGAGGCAAAAGGAGattgaagaaagagaaaa ACGTAAAGACAGACATGAAGCCAGTGGGTTTTCAAGAAGACCAGATCCAGATTCTGATGAAGATGAAGATTAcgaaagggagagaagaaaaagaa GTATGGGAGGGGCTGCTATTGCACCACCCACTTCTCTTGTTGAGAAGGACAAAGAAC ctgtaGCATCATTCCCATATGAAGAGGAGTCAAGACCTCGGGCACCATCTTCTAAAGCAGCTATTCCTCCTCCAGTGTATGATGAGCCAGACAGACCTCGTTCCCCCACGGGACCTAGCAACTCTTTCCTTGCTAACATGGG aggGACAGTAGCTCATAAAATCATGCAGAAGTATGGTTTCAGAGAGGGTCAGGGGCTGGGAAAGCATGAACaggggctgagcacagcactaTCTGTAGAGAAAACAAGCAAGAGGGGTGGCAAGATCATTGTTGGCGATGCTACAGAGAAAG CAGATGCAACCAAGAAAACGGATTCTAACCCGTTGACTGAGATACTGAAATGCCCAACTAAAGTGGTGTTACTAAGG AACATGGTAGGTGCTGGGGAAGTAGACGAAGATCTAGAAGTTGAAACAAAGGAAGAATGTGAAAAATACGGCAAGGTTGGGAAGTGTGTCATCTTCGAG attccTGGTGCCCCTGATGATGAAGCTGTAAGAATATTTTTAGAGTTTGAACGGGTTGAATCTGCAATCAAAG CTGTTGTGGATCTAAATGGAAGATACTTCGGAGGCCGAGTGGTGAAGGCTTGTTTCTACAACCTGGACAAGTTCAGAGTACTGGATCTGGCAGAGCAAGTTTGA
- the RBM17 gene encoding splicing factor 45 isoform X1 — translation MSLYDDLGVETSDSKTEGWSKNFKLLQSQLQVKKAALTQAKSQRTKQTTVLAPVIDLKRGSSSDERQIVDTPPHVAAGLKDPVPSGFSAGDVLIPLADEYDPMFPNDYEKVVKRQREERQRQRELERQKEIEEREKRRKDRHEASGFSRRPDPDSDEDEDYERERRKRSMGGAAIAPPTSLVEKDKEPVASFPYEEESRPRAPSSKAAIPPPVYDEPDRPRSPTGPSNSFLANMGGTVAHKIMQKYGFREGQGLGKHEQGLSTALSVEKTSKRGGKIIVGDATEKADATKKTDSNPLTEILKCPTKVVLLRNMVGAGEVDEDLEVETKEECEKYGKVGKCVIFEIPGAPDDEAVRIFLEFERVESAIKAVVDLNGRYFGGRVVKACFYNLDKFRVLDLAEQV, via the exons atgtCACTTTACGATGATCTGGGAGTTGAGACCAGCGATTCCAAAACAGAAGGCTGGTCCAAAAATTTCAAACTACTGCAGTCTCAATTGCAGGTGAAGAAAGCAGCTCTCACTCAAGCAAAG AgtcagagaacaaaacaaacaacagtccTTGCTCCAGTGATCGACCTGAAACGAGGCAGCTCTTCTGATGAGAGACAGATTGTGGACACTCCACCTCATGTAGCAGCTGGGTTAAAG GATCCTGTACCAAGTGGTTTTTCTGCGGGAGATGTATTGATTCCTTTGGCAGATGAGTATGATCCTATGTTTCCAAATGATTATGAAAAAGTAGTAAAGCGTCAGAGAGAGGAACGACAGAGGCAGCGTGAGCTGGAGAGGCAAAAGGAGattgaagaaagagaaaa AAGACGTAAAGACAGACATGAAGCCAGTGGGTTTTCAAGAAGACCAGATCCAGATTCTGATGAAGATGAAGATTAcgaaagggagagaagaaaaagaa GTATGGGAGGGGCTGCTATTGCACCACCCACTTCTCTTGTTGAGAAGGACAAAGAAC ctgtaGCATCATTCCCATATGAAGAGGAGTCAAGACCTCGGGCACCATCTTCTAAAGCAGCTATTCCTCCTCCAGTGTATGATGAGCCAGACAGACCTCGTTCCCCCACGGGACCTAGCAACTCTTTCCTTGCTAACATGGG aggGACAGTAGCTCATAAAATCATGCAGAAGTATGGTTTCAGAGAGGGTCAGGGGCTGGGAAAGCATGAACaggggctgagcacagcactaTCTGTAGAGAAAACAAGCAAGAGGGGTGGCAAGATCATTGTTGGCGATGCTACAGAGAAAG CAGATGCAACCAAGAAAACGGATTCTAACCCGTTGACTGAGATACTGAAATGCCCAACTAAAGTGGTGTTACTAAGG AACATGGTAGGTGCTGGGGAAGTAGACGAAGATCTAGAAGTTGAAACAAAGGAAGAATGTGAAAAATACGGCAAGGTTGGGAAGTGTGTCATCTTCGAG attccTGGTGCCCCTGATGATGAAGCTGTAAGAATATTTTTAGAGTTTGAACGGGTTGAATCTGCAATCAAAG CTGTTGTGGATCTAAATGGAAGATACTTCGGAGGCCGAGTGGTGAAGGCTTGTTTCTACAACCTGGACAAGTTCAGAGTACTGGATCTGGCAGAGCAAGTTTGA
- the RBM17 gene encoding splicing factor 45 isoform X4 has product MSLYDDLGVETSDSKTEGWSKNFKLLQSQLQVKKAALTQAKSQRTKQTTVLAPVIDLKRGSSSDERQIVDTPPHVAAGLKDPVPSGFSAGDVLIPLADEYDPMFPNDYEKVVKRQREERQRQRELERQKEIEEREKRKDRHEASGFSRRPDPDSDEDEDYERERRKRSMGGAAIAPPTSLVEKDKEPVASFPYEEESRPRAPSSKAAIPPPVYDEPDRPRSPTGPSNSFLANMGGTVAHKIMQKYGFREGQGLGKHEQGLSTALSVEKTSKRGGKIIVGDATEKDATKKTDSNPLTEILKCPTKVVLLRNMVGAGEVDEDLEVETKEECEKYGKVGKCVIFEIPGAPDDEAVRIFLEFERVESAIKAVVDLNGRYFGGRVVKACFYNLDKFRVLDLAEQV; this is encoded by the exons atgtCACTTTACGATGATCTGGGAGTTGAGACCAGCGATTCCAAAACAGAAGGCTGGTCCAAAAATTTCAAACTACTGCAGTCTCAATTGCAGGTGAAGAAAGCAGCTCTCACTCAAGCAAAG AgtcagagaacaaaacaaacaacagtccTTGCTCCAGTGATCGACCTGAAACGAGGCAGCTCTTCTGATGAGAGACAGATTGTGGACACTCCACCTCATGTAGCAGCTGGGTTAAAG GATCCTGTACCAAGTGGTTTTTCTGCGGGAGATGTATTGATTCCTTTGGCAGATGAGTATGATCCTATGTTTCCAAATGATTATGAAAAAGTAGTAAAGCGTCAGAGAGAGGAACGACAGAGGCAGCGTGAGCTGGAGAGGCAAAAGGAGattgaagaaagagaaaa ACGTAAAGACAGACATGAAGCCAGTGGGTTTTCAAGAAGACCAGATCCAGATTCTGATGAAGATGAAGATTAcgaaagggagagaagaaaaagaa GTATGGGAGGGGCTGCTATTGCACCACCCACTTCTCTTGTTGAGAAGGACAAAGAAC ctgtaGCATCATTCCCATATGAAGAGGAGTCAAGACCTCGGGCACCATCTTCTAAAGCAGCTATTCCTCCTCCAGTGTATGATGAGCCAGACAGACCTCGTTCCCCCACGGGACCTAGCAACTCTTTCCTTGCTAACATGGG aggGACAGTAGCTCATAAAATCATGCAGAAGTATGGTTTCAGAGAGGGTCAGGGGCTGGGAAAGCATGAACaggggctgagcacagcactaTCTGTAGAGAAAACAAGCAAGAGGGGTGGCAAGATCATTGTTGGCGATGCTACAGAGAAAG ATGCAACCAAGAAAACGGATTCTAACCCGTTGACTGAGATACTGAAATGCCCAACTAAAGTGGTGTTACTAAGG AACATGGTAGGTGCTGGGGAAGTAGACGAAGATCTAGAAGTTGAAACAAAGGAAGAATGTGAAAAATACGGCAAGGTTGGGAAGTGTGTCATCTTCGAG attccTGGTGCCCCTGATGATGAAGCTGTAAGAATATTTTTAGAGTTTGAACGGGTTGAATCTGCAATCAAAG CTGTTGTGGATCTAAATGGAAGATACTTCGGAGGCCGAGTGGTGAAGGCTTGTTTCTACAACCTGGACAAGTTCAGAGTACTGGATCTGGCAGAGCAAGTTTGA
- the RBM17 gene encoding splicing factor 45 isoform X2 produces MSLYDDLGVETSDSKTEGWSKNFKLLQSQLQVKKAALTQAKSQRTKQTTVLAPVIDLKRGSSSDERQIVDTPPHVAAGLKDPVPSGFSAGDVLIPLADEYDPMFPNDYEKVVKRQREERQRQRELERQKEIEEREKRRKDRHEASGFSRRPDPDSDEDEDYERERRKRSMGGAAIAPPTSLVEKDKEPVASFPYEEESRPRAPSSKAAIPPPVYDEPDRPRSPTGPSNSFLANMGGTVAHKIMQKYGFREGQGLGKHEQGLSTALSVEKTSKRGGKIIVGDATEKDATKKTDSNPLTEILKCPTKVVLLRNMVGAGEVDEDLEVETKEECEKYGKVGKCVIFEIPGAPDDEAVRIFLEFERVESAIKAVVDLNGRYFGGRVVKACFYNLDKFRVLDLAEQV; encoded by the exons atgtCACTTTACGATGATCTGGGAGTTGAGACCAGCGATTCCAAAACAGAAGGCTGGTCCAAAAATTTCAAACTACTGCAGTCTCAATTGCAGGTGAAGAAAGCAGCTCTCACTCAAGCAAAG AgtcagagaacaaaacaaacaacagtccTTGCTCCAGTGATCGACCTGAAACGAGGCAGCTCTTCTGATGAGAGACAGATTGTGGACACTCCACCTCATGTAGCAGCTGGGTTAAAG GATCCTGTACCAAGTGGTTTTTCTGCGGGAGATGTATTGATTCCTTTGGCAGATGAGTATGATCCTATGTTTCCAAATGATTATGAAAAAGTAGTAAAGCGTCAGAGAGAGGAACGACAGAGGCAGCGTGAGCTGGAGAGGCAAAAGGAGattgaagaaagagaaaa AAGACGTAAAGACAGACATGAAGCCAGTGGGTTTTCAAGAAGACCAGATCCAGATTCTGATGAAGATGAAGATTAcgaaagggagagaagaaaaagaa GTATGGGAGGGGCTGCTATTGCACCACCCACTTCTCTTGTTGAGAAGGACAAAGAAC ctgtaGCATCATTCCCATATGAAGAGGAGTCAAGACCTCGGGCACCATCTTCTAAAGCAGCTATTCCTCCTCCAGTGTATGATGAGCCAGACAGACCTCGTTCCCCCACGGGACCTAGCAACTCTTTCCTTGCTAACATGGG aggGACAGTAGCTCATAAAATCATGCAGAAGTATGGTTTCAGAGAGGGTCAGGGGCTGGGAAAGCATGAACaggggctgagcacagcactaTCTGTAGAGAAAACAAGCAAGAGGGGTGGCAAGATCATTGTTGGCGATGCTACAGAGAAAG ATGCAACCAAGAAAACGGATTCTAACCCGTTGACTGAGATACTGAAATGCCCAACTAAAGTGGTGTTACTAAGG AACATGGTAGGTGCTGGGGAAGTAGACGAAGATCTAGAAGTTGAAACAAAGGAAGAATGTGAAAAATACGGCAAGGTTGGGAAGTGTGTCATCTTCGAG attccTGGTGCCCCTGATGATGAAGCTGTAAGAATATTTTTAGAGTTTGAACGGGTTGAATCTGCAATCAAAG CTGTTGTGGATCTAAATGGAAGATACTTCGGAGGCCGAGTGGTGAAGGCTTGTTTCTACAACCTGGACAAGTTCAGAGTACTGGATCTGGCAGAGCAAGTTTGA